In the Shewanella sp. OMA3-2 genome, one interval contains:
- the rplU gene encoding 50S ribosomal protein L21: MYAVFQSGGKQHRVAEGHTVRLEKIEVATGETIEFDQVLLVADGENVHVGAPLVAGGKVVAEVVSHGRGEKITIQKFNRRKHHEKKTGHRQWFTEVKITAISA; encoded by the coding sequence ATGTACGCTGTTTTTCAAAGTGGCGGAAAGCAACACCGTGTTGCTGAAGGTCATACAGTTCGTCTAGAAAAAATTGAAGTTGCTACTGGTGAAACTATTGAGTTTGATCAAGTTCTATTGGTTGCTGATGGTGAGAACGTTCACGTTGGTGCTCCTCTAGTTGCTGGTGGTAAAGTTGTTGCTGAAGTGGTTAGCCACGGACGCGGTGAGAAGATTACTATTCAAAAGTTTAATCGCCGTAAGCATCACGAAAAGAAAACCGGCCACCGTCAGTGGTTCACTGAAGTTAAAATCACTGCGATCAGCGCATAA